The segment ACAGAATAGATACAACAGTACAATTAACTAAAACGTGTGAAAGTTTAAGAGAAGAAATACTcaatttccattttttatttttattttttttaaaatatggtaAATGCTAAATGGACTGAACCTACGGTATATAGcgtttttccagtcatactgaccactcaaagcattgaatatatttagattaaaaatatattatccTATTGcttccttcttgttgttcctctattattattattattattattattattattattattattattattattattattaatatacatccAGGGAGGAGGGGTTGTCTATCTCCAGgagtcattgggtgagaggcagggtacattCTGGACGGGTCACCAGTCCATTACAGGGACACACAGGAAAAATAACCTGGCCCGCTCACACCTTATTAGGGACATATTGTCATTATTATAAATTTTAGGTCATTCAGCCTGTACCATCTGCCAGGGGGACGAACAATGGCAATCAGCCTTGCTTgtagattaaataaaatatatgagattattattattattacaattatcaATATTTAAAGTTTGTTGCGTATTAGTCAAACAGGACTTACAAGTTGGTGGAAACTGTTAAATTCTGATTAGGTTTAAACCCTCTACGAATGTATTGAATGTTTAAAGTGGAGTCATTGCACGTTGCGCTAAAACTTTAGCTACTGAGAGCCAGAAAAGCTGTTCTGAAAGCATTCAAATAGTATGAGAACAAactaagaaacaaaaagactggaaaatgtATTCATAATATGTTTTCAAAAACATCAATCAGTTTTGTGTGTTGTTATAATGTTCAGCATCATCGTtgtttatccatattttatAAATCGAATTTTTATGTAAGTTTTTCCTCTGCATTCACCTTCTGATTCTTCAACGCGGTCTTACTGCTGCAGTAAAAGACGAATTATTGCTCACGACTCGTTTATTGGCACAGCGCTGCCAGTAAATGTCTCAGACTCTAATATTACCTTTCCTGTTCAGAGCGCAGTAAAGATGTTTAAAGTTGCTTTAGATGGTTTTAAAAGCCATTTTTGATCTACACAGCGACGCTATGAACACCTAAAATCACTAAAGCGGTCAGAGTGCTCTGTTTATTCTGCTTTAACGCGGTGAACTTGTCACTTCTAACTGGACTTGACGCTGGTGTTTACTTGGGAGAGTGATGAGCCTCCTTTCTAGGCCGGCTGCTCCACGGTGACGGCAGAGATCACGGTGCTGCTGAGGGTGAGCGTAGCCACGCTCTGAGCTATCGCCAGGGCCGTACCCGGACATTTCTGGAACGAAGTCTGCACCCCTTCTCCGCCGCTTGAAATTTTCGCCTCCTCATCTCCCTCTCccttcgtcctcctcctcctcctcctcctggtcctccACATCGTCCTGAAGCTGTCCGTCACGAAGCAGTACACCACCGGATCCAGGCAGCTGTTGAGGCTGCTCAGGCTCACTGTGATGTGATAGGCCAGAACGTGGCCCGCCCCGATCTGCCCGTCGCCACCTCCCGCCAGCCTTACCTGGATGTAGACGAGCGCCTGACGGAGGTGGAACGGCGTGAAGCAGATGGTGAAAACCATCAGGACGGCGGCCAGAAGCCTGACGGCGCGAGTCCTCCTGGCTCTGCTGTGCTGAGGCATCGGCCCGTGGCTGGAGGAGAGGAAGCAGGCGACGCGGAGGGTGAACCCCACCACGGCCAACATGGGGAGGAGGAACTCCAGAATCGTGAGGTAGAAGTGGGTGGGGAGGTGCGTACAGGAGAGGCTGACATTTAACGCGGTGGTctgcagagaagaagagagacgGATGCAGCCATGTTGTTATGTCGGCCTTACATCTTTTAGTGTTTTGTCTCAAAAGTGGTAATTCTTTTGGATGAATCCGAAATCATTATCCAGTGTGATATTTGAGG is part of the Fundulus heteroclitus isolate FHET01 chromosome 13, MU-UCD_Fhet_4.1, whole genome shotgun sequence genome and harbors:
- the LOC105935095 gene encoding G-protein coupled receptor 20 → MVCNSLMLVLGVVLNILALWVFCGTSTRSSASVVYTMNLAVADLLVALSLPARIALYHSGGSCVACAYVHTFSYFVNMYCSILFLTSICVDRYLAVVHAASTLHRWRTTGAAKCISAVVWFIAVVVTYSFQTTALNVSLSCTHLPTHFYLTILEFLLPMLAVVGFTLRVACFLSSSHGPMPQHSRARRTRAVRLLAAVLMVFTICFTPFHLRQALVYIQVRLAGGGDGQIGAGHVLAYHITVSLSSLNSCLDPVVYCFVTDSFRTMWRTRRRRRRRTKGEGDEEAKISSGGEGVQTSFQKCPGTALAIAQSVATLTLSSTVISAVTVEQPA